A portion of the Stegostoma tigrinum isolate sSteTig4 chromosome 46, sSteTig4.hap1, whole genome shotgun sequence genome contains these proteins:
- the LOC132207375 gene encoding endonuclease domain-containing 1 protein-like — protein sequence MVAGPWLPVLTVLGCVASLIWADVTDHFHQPPGCQAFFYRGQPPSGFVGFSQSRLCQRLDGELYYATLYDRSARLPVYSAFRYKYQGEGVPRGKGVDRTWKYEGQLVDPRSDGNMTALTPAAQRDPAVRRSQAVDGDYPLELGGVNYVRGQLNPVNFQGSRPSRSATFALTNAVPYPRPFHHKSWRPALARMSARIRLECRGFPAFLVSGATRQRKGPEPWAPPRGKGRAAVPQVLWLTFCCGNGVSGAAMGHPRAAGRLALGAVELGPYETREVSVAQLETALAAQMGRHSVHVYDGGCKPTGSEKLPEEKGSVWRSRD from the exons ATGGTGGCCGGCCCCTGGCTCCCCGTCCTGACCGTCCTGGGCTGCGTTGCGTCCCTCATCTGGGCCGATGTGACTGACCACTTCCACCAGCCGCCCGGCTGCCAGGCCTTTTTCTACCGTGGGCAGCCCCCGTCTGGTTTCGTCGGCTTCTCCCAGTCCCGCCTGTGCCAGCGTCTGGACGGGGAGCTCTACTACGCCACCCTGTACGACCGCTCAGCCCGTCTGCCCGTCTACTCGGCTTTCCGCTACAAGTACCAAGGGGAGGGCGTCCCTCGCGGGAAGGGTGTGGACCGCACCTGGAAGTATGAAGGACAG TTGGTGGACCCACGCTCGGACGGCAACATGACCGCCCTCACCCCTGCGGCCCAGCGGGATCCTGCTGTGCGCCGCAGCCAGGCTGTGGACGGGGACTATCCCCTGGAGCTGGGAGGCGTCAACTACGTCAGGGGCCAGCTCAACCCCGTCAATTTCCAAGGCAGCCGACCAAGCCGCAGTGCCACGTTCGCCCTCACCAACGCCGTGCCATACCCCAGGCCCTTCCACCACAAAAGCTGGCGGCCGGCCCTCGCCAGGATGTCCGCCCGGATCCGGCTCGAGTGCCGGGGATTCCCTGCCTTCCTGGTGTCTGGCGCCACCCGGCAGAGGAAGGGCCCGGAGCCCTGGGCTCCTCCCCGGGGCAAGGGGAGAGCGGCCGTGCCCCAGGTCCTGTGGCTCACCTTCTGCTGCGGCAACGGTGTGAGCGGGGCTGCCATGGGTCACCCGCGGGCTGCCGGGAGGCTGGCGCTCGGCGCTGTGGAGCTGGGGCCCTACGAAACCCGGGAGGTCTCCGTCGCCCAGCTGGAGACAGCGCTGGCCGCCCAGATGGGCCGTCATTCCGTCCACGTCTACGATGGCGGCTGCAAACCCACCGGTTCGGAAAAGTTGCCGGAGGAGAAGGGCAGTGTCTGGCGGAGCAGGGATTGA